The following are encoded in a window of Sebastes umbrosus isolate fSebUmb1 chromosome 7, fSebUmb1.pri, whole genome shotgun sequence genomic DNA:
- the LOC119490962 gene encoding scavenger receptor cysteine-rich type 1 protein M160-like, with amino-acid sequence MDHRVLIVLLWTSGFSPGLQTEEHDAFKVIDDIRLVGGSSRCSGDLEVKHQGDWRGVSDRYWDLKSADRVCRRFDCGSVVRTSSTTRLFQSTLMIPPSCLKSESRLKKCLEEWSPNQSFLTILKIICSDSVRLVNGKSLCSGRLEVKSNQSNQSWSSVCEDDFDLQDAEVVCRELSCGAPSVLQGALYGDVEAPVWTKEFQCGGHESALLDCDSSDSDRNTCSPGKAVGLTCSELHNVRLVGGSSRCTGELEMKQRGYWRPVDDRESDWNLKTADEVCRKLDCGSAVSTGWRESDLDKRIWWIRSTCLQSKSAVRECILTHSDTSRSNLEINCSESVRLVNGKSLCSGRLEVKSNQSNQSWSSVCEDDFDLQDAEVVCRELGCGAPSVLQGALYGDVEAPVWTKEFQCGGHESALLDCDSSDSDRNTCSPGKAVGLTCSEPDDVRLVGGASRCVGTLEMKHKGEWRPVADDFFYKWDLMSAAVVCKQLDCGSVLSTGRRDDSYQRHAWMISSSCGQSESSIRECVSIRPGYPFDVLKVTCSDSIRLVNGKSLCSGRLEVKSHQSSQSWSSACEDDFDLQDAEVVCRELGCGAPSVLQGALYGDVEAPVWTKEFQCGGHESALLDCDSSDSDRNTCSPGKAVGLTCSEPDDIRLLGGSSRCDGTPEMKQHGEWRPMVDWDSEWDLKVAAAACNRLDCGSAVSTNINTNSSWTDLWGIRPSCVESHLMLRECLRISSYSGRFNSLEVICSDILTQPNISFATFIDGVSEANQQGLQVLMGSSFTISCSILPQYPGGSFQLILTTSATSQNHTLPAVNHSAHFLFSAAEPAQRGEYRCVYHLYVFSYNFSSESQPLHLTVSASVTDLTIRLVVLLVLMVLMVGSNAAVYCYCKAPRGQKPRREDNMELDHLGGAGDLLGEEAGAQGTE; translated from the exons GATTCTCCCCAGGTCtccagacagaagaacatgatgCTTTCAAAG TGATTGATGATATCCGGTTGGTGGGAGGATCCAGCCGCTGTTCTGGTGATCTAGAGGTGAAGCACCAGGGAGATTGGAGAGGAGTGAGTGACCGTTACTGGGACCTGAAGTCAGCAGACAGAGTTTGTAGACGTTTCGACTGTGGTTCTGTGGTTCGGACTTCCTCAACAACACGTCTATTTCAATCTACATTGATGATCCCACCTTCCTGTCTTAAGTCTGAATCTAGACTGAAGAAATGTTTAGAAGAATGGTCTCCAAATCAAAGTTTCCTTACCATTTTGAAGATCATCTGCTCAG actctgtcaggctggtgaatgggaAGAGTCTGTGTTCAGGCAGACTAGAGGTGAAGTCCAACCAGTCCAACCAGTcgtggtcctcagtgtgtgaagaTGACTTTGACCTGCAGGATGCTgaggtggtctgtagggagcttagctgtggggctccttcagtcctccagggggcgCTCTATGGAGACGTGGAGGCTCCAGtgtggaccaaagagttccagtgtggaggccatgagtctgctctcctggactgtGACAGCTCAGACTCAGatagaaacacctgctcacctggcaaagctgttggactcacctgttcag AGCTCCATAATGTCCGGCTGGTGGGAGGATCCAGTCGCTGTACTGGTGAACTGGAGATGAAACAACGGGGATACTGGAGACCAGTGGATGacagagagtctgactggaatCTAAAGACAGCAGATGAAGTGTGTAGAAAActggactgtggctctgctgtttcaacagggtggagagagagtgacCTTGACAAACGTATATGGTGGATTAGATCAACTTGTCTTCAGTCCAAGTCTGCAGTTAGGgagtgtatattgacacacTCTGACACTTCCCGTTCCAACCTGGAGATCAACTGTTCAG AATCCgtcaggctggtgaatgggaAGAGTCTGTGttcaggcagactggaggtgaagtcCAACCAGTCCAACCAGTcgtggtcctcagtgtgtgaagaTGACTTTGACCTGCAGGATGCTgaggtggtctgtagggagcttggctgtggggctccttcagtcctccagggggcgCTCTATGGAGACGTGGAGGCTCCAGtgtggaccaaagagttccagtgtggaggccatgagtctgctctcctggactgtGACAGCTCAGACTCAGatagaaacacctgctcacctggcaaagctgttggactcacctgctcag AGCCTGATGACGTCCGGTTGGTTGGAGGAGCCAGTCGTTGTGTCGGTACGCTAGAGATGAAACACAAGGGAGAATGGAGACCAGTGGCTGATGACTTCTTCTATAAGTGGGACCTGATGTCTGCAGCTGTTGTGTGCAAACAGCTGGACTGTGGTTCTGTTCTTTCAACAGGAAGAAGAGATGATTCGTACCAACGACATGCATGGATGATCAGTTCTTCCTGTGGTCAGTCTGAGTCTTCAATCAGGGAATGTGTATCAATACGGCCTGGTTATCCCTTTGACGTTCTGAAggtcacctgctcag ACTCTAtcaggctggtgaatgggaAGAGTCTGTGttcaggcagactggaggtgaagtcTCACCAGTCCAGCCAGTCGTGGTCCTCAGCGTGTGAAGATGACTTTGACCTGCAGGATGCTgaggtggtctgtagggagcttggctgtggggctccttcagtcctccagggggcgCTCTATGGAGACGTGGAGGCTCCAGtgtggaccaaagagttccagtgtggaggccatgagtctgctctcctggactgtGACAGCTCAGACTCAGatagaaacacctgctcacctggcaaagctgttggactcacctgctcag AGCCTGATGATATCAGGTTGTTAGGAGGATCCAGTCGCTGTGATGGTACGCCAGAGATGAAACAACATGGAGAGTGGAGACCAATGGTTGACTGGGACTCTGAATGGGACCTGAAGGTAGCAGCTGCAGCGTGTAATCGACTGGACTGTGGTTCTGCTGTTTCAACAAACATAAACACCAATTCTTCATGGACGGATCTGTGGGGGATCCGGCCTTCTTGTGTTGAGTCTCATTTGATGCTACGGGAGTGTTTAAGGATATCTAGTTACTCTGGAAGATTCAACAGCCTGGAGGTGATCTGCTCAG ATATCCTGACTCAGCCAAACATCTCCTTCGCTACCTTCATTGACGGGGTTTCTGAGGCCAATCAGCAGGGGCTTCAGGTGCTCATGGGCTCCAGCTTCACCATCAGCTGCTCCATCCTGCCACAGTACCCAGGAGGCTCCTTCCAGCTTATTCTGACCACCTCAGCTACATCACAGAACCACACCctgccagctgtcaatcactctgccCACTTCCTGTTCTCTGCTGCAGAGCCCGCCCAGCGAGGGGAGTACCGCTGTGTTTATCACCTCTATGTTTTCTCCTATAACTTCTCATCTGAGAGCCAGCCGCTCCATCTCACTGTCTCAG CCTCTGTAACAGATCTGACCATCAGACTGGTTGTCCTCCTGGTGCTGATGGTGCTGATGGTGGGGTCCAATGCTGCCGTGTATTGCTACTGCAAG GCCCCCAGAGGACAGAAACCAAGACGAGAGGACAACATGGAGCTGGATCACCTCGGTGGTGCTGGTGACTTGCTGGGTGAAGAGGCAGGAGCCCAGGGGACAGAGTAG